The following coding sequences are from one Hippopotamus amphibius kiboko isolate mHipAmp2 chromosome 9, mHipAmp2.hap2, whole genome shotgun sequence window:
- the ATXN2L gene encoding ataxin-2-like protein isoform X8, with the protein MLCLMTRPFSSPGGQSTGKGPPQSPVFEGVYNNSRMLHFLTAVVGSTCDVKVKNGTTYEGIFKTLSSKFELAVDAVHRKASEPAGGPRREDIVDTMVFKPSDVMLVHFRNVDFNYATKDKFTDSAIAMNSKVNGEHKEKVLQRWEGGDSNSDDYDLESDMSNGWDPNEMFKFNEENYGVKTTYDSSLSSYTVPLEKDNSEEFRQRELRAAQLAREIESSPQYRLRIAMENDDGRTEEEKHSAVQRQGSGRESPSLASREGKYIPLPQRVREGPRGGVRCSSSRGGRPGLSSLPPRGPHHLDNSSPGPGSETRGINGGPSRMSPKAQRPLRGAKTLSSPSSRPSGEASVPPPPAVGRMYPPRSPKSAAPAPVSASCPEPPIGSAVPTSSASIPVTSSVGDPGVGSISPASPKISLAPTDVKELPTKEPGRTLESQELSRIAGKVPGLQNEQKRFQLEELRKFGAQFKLQPSSSPETSLDPFPPRILKEEAKGKEKEVDGLLASEPMGSPVSSKTESVSDKEDKPPLPPAGGTEGSDQPPPPCPSQTGSPPMGLIKGDDKDEGPVAEQVKKSTLNPNAKEFNPTKPLLSVNKSTSTPTSPGPRTHSTPSIPVLTAGQSGLYSPQYISYIPQIHMGPAVQAPQMYPYPVSNSVPGQQGKYRGAKGSLPPQRSDQHQPASAPPMMQAAAAAGPPLVAATPYSSYIPYNPQQFPGQPAMMQPMAHYPSQPVFAPMLQSNPRMLTSGSHPQAIVSSSTPQYPSAEQPTPQALYATVHQSYPHHATQLHAHQPQPATTPTGSQPQSQHAAPSPVQHQAGQAPHLGSGQPQQNLYHPGALTGTPPSLPPGPSAQSPQSSFPQPAAVYAIHAHQQLPHGFTNMAHVTQAHVQTGITAAPPPHPGAPHPPQVMLLHPPQSHGGPPQGAVPQSGVPALSASTPSPYPYIGHPQVCRVGRSHSRRRQGLAPGSVLCFPPSSLSCDPAAPLPTASPALSDPDCLLT; encoded by the exons gGGACAAAGCACAGGAAAGGGACCCCCACAGTCACCG GTGTTTGAGGGTGTCTACAACAATTCCAGAATGCTGCATTTCCTTACAGCTGTTGTG GGCTCCACTTGTGATGTAAAGGTAAAGAATGGTACTACCTATGAAGGTATCTTCAAGACGCTGAGCTCAAAG TTTGAACTGGCAGTGGATGCTGTGCACCGGAAAGCATCGGAGCCAGCAGGTGGTCCTCGTCGGGAAGACATTGTGGACACCATGGTGTTTAAGCCAAGTGATGTCATGCTTGTCCACTTCCGCAATGTTGACTTCAATTATGCCACTAAAG ACAAGTTCACTGATTCAGCCATTGCCATGAACTCGAAGGTGAATGGGGAGCACAAAGAGAAGGTGCTTCAGCGCTGGGAGGGGGGTGACAGCAACAGCGACGACTACGACCTCGAGTCGGACATG TCCAATGGATGGGACCCCAATGAAATGTTCAAGTTCAATGAGGAGAACTACGGTGTAAAAACCACTTATGACAGCAGTCTCTCTTCTTATAC GGTGCCCTTAGAGAAGGACAACTCAGAAGAATTTCGTCAGCGGGAGCTGCGTGCAGCCCAATTGGCTCGAGAGATTGAATCAAGCCCCCAGTACCGCCTGCGGATCGCCATGGAGAACGATGACGGGCGCACCGAAGAGGAGAAGCACAGTGCAGTTCAGCGACAGGGTTCAGGGCGAGAGAGCCCCAGCTTGGCATCTAG GGAGGGAAAGTATATCCCTCTACCCCAACGAGTTCGGGAAGGTCCCCGGGGAGGAGTTCGATGCAGTAGTTCTCGGGGCGGCCGGCCTGGCCTTAGCTCTTTGCCACCTCGTGGCCCTCACCATCTTGACAATAGCAGCCCTGGCCCAGGTTCTGAGACACGTGGTATCAATGGAG gccCTTCCCGCATGTCCCCTAAGGCACAGCGGCCTCTGAGAGGTGCCAAGACTCTGTCTTCCCCCAGCAGCAGGCCTTCTGGAGAAGCTTCTGTTCCACCTCCTCCTGCAG TTGGCCGGATGTACCCCCCACGTTCTCCGAAGtctgctgcccctgccccagtCTCAGCTTCCTGCCCTGAGCCTCCCATTGGCTCAGCGGTACCGACTTCTTCAGCTTCCATCCCCGTGACATCATCAGTTGGGGATCCTGGAGTAGGCTCCATTTCCCCTGCTTCTCCAAAGATCTCACTGGCCCCCACAGATG TAAAAGAACTCCCAACCAAGGAACCTGGGAGAACGCTGGAGTCCCAGGAGCTGTCCCGGATAGCTGGGAAAG TCCCTGGCCTTCAGAACGAGCAGAAACGCTTTCAACTGGAAGAACTGAGAAAATTTGGGGCCCAGTTTAAG CTTCAGCCCAGTAGCTCCCCTGAGACCAGCCTGGATCCTTTTCCTCCCCGGATCCTAAAGGAGGAGGccaaagggaaggagaaggaggtcGATGGTCTTTTGGCTTCAGAGCCCATGGGGTCCCCTGTTTCCTCCAAGACAGAATCCGTATCGGATAAGGAGGACAAACCACCCCTGCCACCAGCAGGAGGCACCGAGGGGTCAGATCAGCCCCCCCCACCTTGCCCGAGCCAAACCGGCAGCCCCCCAATGGGCCTCATCAAGGGAGATGACAAGGACGAGGGCCCTGTTGCTGA GCAAGTGAAGAAGTCAACATTGAACCCTAATGCCAAGGAGTTCAATCCCACTAAGCCCCTGCTGTCTGTG AATAAATCCACCAGTACTCCAACTTCTCCTGGGCCCCGGACTCATTCAACTCCCTCCATCCCGGTGCTGACAGCAGGCCAGAGTGGGCTCTATAGCCCCCAGTACATTTCCTACATACCTCAGATCCACATGGGGCCAGCTGTTCAG GCACCTCAGATGTATCCATATCCTGTGTCCAACTCAGTGCCTGGACAGCAGGGCAAGTACCGGGGAGCAAAAG gctccctgcccccccagcGCTCGGACCAACACCAGCCAGCCTCGGCCCCGCCGATGATgcaggccgccgccgccgcgggcccaCCTCTGGTGGCTGCCACACCTTATTCTTCCTACATCCCTTACAATCCACAGCAGTTCCCAGGCCAGCCCGCCATGATGCAGCCCATGGCCCACTACCCCTCGCAG CCGGTGTTTGCCCCCATGCTTCAGAGCAACCCACGCATGCTGACGTCGGGGAGCCATCCCCAGGCCATTGTGTCATCCTCCACCCCTCAGTACCCTTCTGCAGAGCAGCCCACCCCCCAAGCCCTTTATG CCACTGTTCACCAGTCCTATCCACACCATGCTACGCAGCTCCATGCCCACCAGCCGCAGCCAGCCACCACGCCTACTGGGAGCCAGCCGCAGTCCCAGCATGCGGCCCCCAGTCCCGTCCAG CACCAGGCGGGGCAGGCCCCACACCTGGGCAGTGGACAGCCACAGCAGAACCTGTACCACCCGGGGGCCCTGACAGGCACACCGCCTTCTCTGCCACCGGGACCTTCTGCCCAGTCCCCTCAGAGCAGCTTCCCCCAACCAGCCGCTGTGTATGCCATCCATGCCCACCAGCAGCTGCCCCACGGCTTCACCAACATGGCCCATGTTACCCAG GCCCATGTCCAAACTGGAATCACAGCAGCCCCGCCCCCTCACCCTGGGGCTCCCCACCcgccccaggtgatgctgctgcacCCACCCCAGAGCCATGGGGGCCCCCCCCAAGGCGCAGTGCCCCAGAGTGGGGTGCCTGCACTCTCAGCTTCCACACCCTCACCCTACCCCTACATCGGACACCCCCAAG TGTGTAGGGTGGGCAGAAGCCACAGTCGCCGCCGCCAGGGGCTTGCTCCTGGCTCTGTCCTTTGCTTCCCTCCGTCCTCGCTCAGTTGTGATCcagcagcccccctccccactgcctccccagCTCTCAGTGACCCCGACTGTCTCCTGACTTAG
- the ATXN2L gene encoding ataxin-2-like protein isoform X7 — translation MSELGNSKSALSELPPLHLGGQSTGKGPPQSPVFEGVYNNSRMLHFLTAVVGSTCDVKVKNGTTYEGIFKTLSSKFELAVDAVHRKASEPAGGPRREDIVDTMVFKPSDVMLVHFRNVDFNYATKDKFTDSAIAMNSKVNGEHKEKVLQRWEGGDSNSDDYDLESDMSNGWDPNEMFKFNEENYGVKTTYDSSLSSYTVPLEKDNSEEFRQRELRAAQLAREIESSPQYRLRIAMENDDGRTEEEKHSAVQRQGSGRESPSLASREGKYIPLPQRVREGPRGGVRCSSSRGGRPGLSSLPPRGPHHLDNSSPGPGSETRGINGGPSRMSPKAQRPLRGAKTLSSPSSRPSGEASVPPPPAVGRMYPPRSPKSAAPAPVSASCPEPPIGSAVPTSSASIPVTSSVGDPGVGSISPASPKISLAPTDVKELPTKEPGRTLESQELSRIAGKVPGLQNEQKRFQLEELRKFGAQFKLQPSSSPETSLDPFPPRILKEEAKGKEKEVDGLLASEPMGSPVSSKTESVSDKEDKPPLPPAGGTEGSDQPPPPCPSQTGSPPMGLIKGDDKDEGPVAEQVKKSTLNPNAKEFNPTKPLLSVNKSTSTPTSPGPRTHSTPSIPVLTAGQSGLYSPQYISYIPQIHMGPAVQAPQMYPYPVSNSVPGQQGKYRGAKGSLPPQRSDQHQPASAPPMMQAAAAAGPPLVAATPYSSYIPYNPQQFPGQPAMMQPMAHYPSQPVFAPMLQSNPRMLTSGSHPQAIVSSSTPQYPSAEQPTPQALYATVHQSYPHHATQLHAHQPQPATTPTGSQPQSQHAAPSPVQHQAGQAPHLGSGQPQQNLYHPGALTGTPPSLPPGPSAQSPQSSFPQPAAVYAIHAHQQLPHGFTNMAHVTQAHVQTGITAAPPPHPGAPHPPQVMLLHPPQSHGGPPQGAVPQSGVPALSASTPSPYPYIGHPQVCRVGRSHSRRRQGLAPGSVLCFPPSSLSCDPAAPLPTASPALSDPDCLLT, via the exons ATGTCTGAGCTAGGTAATTCCAAATCTGCACTCTCTGAGCTTCCACCTTTACATCTGGG gGGACAAAGCACAGGAAAGGGACCCCCACAGTCACCG GTGTTTGAGGGTGTCTACAACAATTCCAGAATGCTGCATTTCCTTACAGCTGTTGTG GGCTCCACTTGTGATGTAAAGGTAAAGAATGGTACTACCTATGAAGGTATCTTCAAGACGCTGAGCTCAAAG TTTGAACTGGCAGTGGATGCTGTGCACCGGAAAGCATCGGAGCCAGCAGGTGGTCCTCGTCGGGAAGACATTGTGGACACCATGGTGTTTAAGCCAAGTGATGTCATGCTTGTCCACTTCCGCAATGTTGACTTCAATTATGCCACTAAAG ACAAGTTCACTGATTCAGCCATTGCCATGAACTCGAAGGTGAATGGGGAGCACAAAGAGAAGGTGCTTCAGCGCTGGGAGGGGGGTGACAGCAACAGCGACGACTACGACCTCGAGTCGGACATG TCCAATGGATGGGACCCCAATGAAATGTTCAAGTTCAATGAGGAGAACTACGGTGTAAAAACCACTTATGACAGCAGTCTCTCTTCTTATAC GGTGCCCTTAGAGAAGGACAACTCAGAAGAATTTCGTCAGCGGGAGCTGCGTGCAGCCCAATTGGCTCGAGAGATTGAATCAAGCCCCCAGTACCGCCTGCGGATCGCCATGGAGAACGATGACGGGCGCACCGAAGAGGAGAAGCACAGTGCAGTTCAGCGACAGGGTTCAGGGCGAGAGAGCCCCAGCTTGGCATCTAG GGAGGGAAAGTATATCCCTCTACCCCAACGAGTTCGGGAAGGTCCCCGGGGAGGAGTTCGATGCAGTAGTTCTCGGGGCGGCCGGCCTGGCCTTAGCTCTTTGCCACCTCGTGGCCCTCACCATCTTGACAATAGCAGCCCTGGCCCAGGTTCTGAGACACGTGGTATCAATGGAG gccCTTCCCGCATGTCCCCTAAGGCACAGCGGCCTCTGAGAGGTGCCAAGACTCTGTCTTCCCCCAGCAGCAGGCCTTCTGGAGAAGCTTCTGTTCCACCTCCTCCTGCAG TTGGCCGGATGTACCCCCCACGTTCTCCGAAGtctgctgcccctgccccagtCTCAGCTTCCTGCCCTGAGCCTCCCATTGGCTCAGCGGTACCGACTTCTTCAGCTTCCATCCCCGTGACATCATCAGTTGGGGATCCTGGAGTAGGCTCCATTTCCCCTGCTTCTCCAAAGATCTCACTGGCCCCCACAGATG TAAAAGAACTCCCAACCAAGGAACCTGGGAGAACGCTGGAGTCCCAGGAGCTGTCCCGGATAGCTGGGAAAG TCCCTGGCCTTCAGAACGAGCAGAAACGCTTTCAACTGGAAGAACTGAGAAAATTTGGGGCCCAGTTTAAG CTTCAGCCCAGTAGCTCCCCTGAGACCAGCCTGGATCCTTTTCCTCCCCGGATCCTAAAGGAGGAGGccaaagggaaggagaaggaggtcGATGGTCTTTTGGCTTCAGAGCCCATGGGGTCCCCTGTTTCCTCCAAGACAGAATCCGTATCGGATAAGGAGGACAAACCACCCCTGCCACCAGCAGGAGGCACCGAGGGGTCAGATCAGCCCCCCCCACCTTGCCCGAGCCAAACCGGCAGCCCCCCAATGGGCCTCATCAAGGGAGATGACAAGGACGAGGGCCCTGTTGCTGA GCAAGTGAAGAAGTCAACATTGAACCCTAATGCCAAGGAGTTCAATCCCACTAAGCCCCTGCTGTCTGTG AATAAATCCACCAGTACTCCAACTTCTCCTGGGCCCCGGACTCATTCAACTCCCTCCATCCCGGTGCTGACAGCAGGCCAGAGTGGGCTCTATAGCCCCCAGTACATTTCCTACATACCTCAGATCCACATGGGGCCAGCTGTTCAG GCACCTCAGATGTATCCATATCCTGTGTCCAACTCAGTGCCTGGACAGCAGGGCAAGTACCGGGGAGCAAAAG gctccctgcccccccagcGCTCGGACCAACACCAGCCAGCCTCGGCCCCGCCGATGATgcaggccgccgccgccgcgggcccaCCTCTGGTGGCTGCCACACCTTATTCTTCCTACATCCCTTACAATCCACAGCAGTTCCCAGGCCAGCCCGCCATGATGCAGCCCATGGCCCACTACCCCTCGCAG CCGGTGTTTGCCCCCATGCTTCAGAGCAACCCACGCATGCTGACGTCGGGGAGCCATCCCCAGGCCATTGTGTCATCCTCCACCCCTCAGTACCCTTCTGCAGAGCAGCCCACCCCCCAAGCCCTTTATG CCACTGTTCACCAGTCCTATCCACACCATGCTACGCAGCTCCATGCCCACCAGCCGCAGCCAGCCACCACGCCTACTGGGAGCCAGCCGCAGTCCCAGCATGCGGCCCCCAGTCCCGTCCAG CACCAGGCGGGGCAGGCCCCACACCTGGGCAGTGGACAGCCACAGCAGAACCTGTACCACCCGGGGGCCCTGACAGGCACACCGCCTTCTCTGCCACCGGGACCTTCTGCCCAGTCCCCTCAGAGCAGCTTCCCCCAACCAGCCGCTGTGTATGCCATCCATGCCCACCAGCAGCTGCCCCACGGCTTCACCAACATGGCCCATGTTACCCAG GCCCATGTCCAAACTGGAATCACAGCAGCCCCGCCCCCTCACCCTGGGGCTCCCCACCcgccccaggtgatgctgctgcacCCACCCCAGAGCCATGGGGGCCCCCCCCAAGGCGCAGTGCCCCAGAGTGGGGTGCCTGCACTCTCAGCTTCCACACCCTCACCCTACCCCTACATCGGACACCCCCAAG TGTGTAGGGTGGGCAGAAGCCACAGTCGCCGCCGCCAGGGGCTTGCTCCTGGCTCTGTCCTTTGCTTCCCTCCGTCCTCGCTCAGTTGTGATCcagcagcccccctccccactgcctccccagCTCTCAGTGACCCCGACTGTCTCCTGACTTAG
- the ATXN2L gene encoding ataxin-2-like protein isoform X6, with translation MLKPQPPQQTSQPQQPPPTQQAVARRPPGGTSPPNGGLPGPLASTSAPPGPPAAASPCLGPAAAAGSGLRRGAEGVLAPQPPPPQQQHQERPGAPAIGSARGQSTGKGPPQSPVFEGVYNNSRMLHFLTAVVGSTCDVKVKNGTTYEGIFKTLSSKFELAVDAVHRKASEPAGGPRREDIVDTMVFKPSDVMLVHFRNVDFNYATKDKFTDSAIAMNSKVNGEHKEKVLQRWEGGDSNSDDYDLESDMSNGWDPNEMFKFNEENYGVKTTYDSSLSSYTVPLEKDNSEEFRQRELRAAQLAREIESSPQYRLRIAMENDDGRTEEEKHSAVQRQGSGRESPSLASREGKYIPLPQRVREGPRGGVRCSSSRGGRPGLSSLPPRGPHHLDNSSPGPGSETRGINGGPSRMSPKAQRPLRGAKTLSSPSSRPSGEASVPPPPAVGRMYPPRSPKSAAPAPVSASCPEPPIGSAVPTSSASIPVTSSVGDPGVGSISPASPKISLAPTDVKELPTKEPGRTLESQELSRIAGKVPGLQNEQKRFQLEELRKFGAQFKLQPSSSPETSLDPFPPRILKEEAKGKEKEVDGLLASEPMGSPVSSKTESVSDKEDKPPLPPAGGTEGSDQPPPPCPSQTGSPPMGLIKGDDKDEGPVAEQVKKSTLNPNAKEFNPTKPLLSVNKSTSTPTSPGPRTHSTPSIPVLTAGQSGLYSPQYISYIPQIHMGPAVQAPQMYPYPVSNSVPGQQGKYRGAKGSLPPQRSDQHQPASAPPMMQAAAAAGPPLVAATPYSSYIPYNPQQFPGQPAMMQPMAHYPSQPVFAPMLQSNPRMLTSGSHPQAIVSSSTPQYPSAEQPTPQALYATVHQSYPHHATQLHAHQPQPATTPTGSQPQSQHAAPSPVQHQAGQAPHLGSGQPQQNLYHPGALTGTPPSLPPGPSAQSPQSSFPQPAAVYAIHAHQQLPHGFTNMAHVTQAHVQTGITAAPPPHPGAPHPPQVMLLHPPQSHGGPPQGAVPQSGVPALSASTPSPYPYIGHPQAPLPPPGELKIVLAAT, from the exons gGGACAAAGCACAGGAAAGGGACCCCCACAGTCACCG GTGTTTGAGGGTGTCTACAACAATTCCAGAATGCTGCATTTCCTTACAGCTGTTGTG GGCTCCACTTGTGATGTAAAGGTAAAGAATGGTACTACCTATGAAGGTATCTTCAAGACGCTGAGCTCAAAG TTTGAACTGGCAGTGGATGCTGTGCACCGGAAAGCATCGGAGCCAGCAGGTGGTCCTCGTCGGGAAGACATTGTGGACACCATGGTGTTTAAGCCAAGTGATGTCATGCTTGTCCACTTCCGCAATGTTGACTTCAATTATGCCACTAAAG ACAAGTTCACTGATTCAGCCATTGCCATGAACTCGAAGGTGAATGGGGAGCACAAAGAGAAGGTGCTTCAGCGCTGGGAGGGGGGTGACAGCAACAGCGACGACTACGACCTCGAGTCGGACATG TCCAATGGATGGGACCCCAATGAAATGTTCAAGTTCAATGAGGAGAACTACGGTGTAAAAACCACTTATGACAGCAGTCTCTCTTCTTATAC GGTGCCCTTAGAGAAGGACAACTCAGAAGAATTTCGTCAGCGGGAGCTGCGTGCAGCCCAATTGGCTCGAGAGATTGAATCAAGCCCCCAGTACCGCCTGCGGATCGCCATGGAGAACGATGACGGGCGCACCGAAGAGGAGAAGCACAGTGCAGTTCAGCGACAGGGTTCAGGGCGAGAGAGCCCCAGCTTGGCATCTAG GGAGGGAAAGTATATCCCTCTACCCCAACGAGTTCGGGAAGGTCCCCGGGGAGGAGTTCGATGCAGTAGTTCTCGGGGCGGCCGGCCTGGCCTTAGCTCTTTGCCACCTCGTGGCCCTCACCATCTTGACAATAGCAGCCCTGGCCCAGGTTCTGAGACACGTGGTATCAATGGAG gccCTTCCCGCATGTCCCCTAAGGCACAGCGGCCTCTGAGAGGTGCCAAGACTCTGTCTTCCCCCAGCAGCAGGCCTTCTGGAGAAGCTTCTGTTCCACCTCCTCCTGCAG TTGGCCGGATGTACCCCCCACGTTCTCCGAAGtctgctgcccctgccccagtCTCAGCTTCCTGCCCTGAGCCTCCCATTGGCTCAGCGGTACCGACTTCTTCAGCTTCCATCCCCGTGACATCATCAGTTGGGGATCCTGGAGTAGGCTCCATTTCCCCTGCTTCTCCAAAGATCTCACTGGCCCCCACAGATG TAAAAGAACTCCCAACCAAGGAACCTGGGAGAACGCTGGAGTCCCAGGAGCTGTCCCGGATAGCTGGGAAAG TCCCTGGCCTTCAGAACGAGCAGAAACGCTTTCAACTGGAAGAACTGAGAAAATTTGGGGCCCAGTTTAAG CTTCAGCCCAGTAGCTCCCCTGAGACCAGCCTGGATCCTTTTCCTCCCCGGATCCTAAAGGAGGAGGccaaagggaaggagaaggaggtcGATGGTCTTTTGGCTTCAGAGCCCATGGGGTCCCCTGTTTCCTCCAAGACAGAATCCGTATCGGATAAGGAGGACAAACCACCCCTGCCACCAGCAGGAGGCACCGAGGGGTCAGATCAGCCCCCCCCACCTTGCCCGAGCCAAACCGGCAGCCCCCCAATGGGCCTCATCAAGGGAGATGACAAGGACGAGGGCCCTGTTGCTGA GCAAGTGAAGAAGTCAACATTGAACCCTAATGCCAAGGAGTTCAATCCCACTAAGCCCCTGCTGTCTGTG AATAAATCCACCAGTACTCCAACTTCTCCTGGGCCCCGGACTCATTCAACTCCCTCCATCCCGGTGCTGACAGCAGGCCAGAGTGGGCTCTATAGCCCCCAGTACATTTCCTACATACCTCAGATCCACATGGGGCCAGCTGTTCAG GCACCTCAGATGTATCCATATCCTGTGTCCAACTCAGTGCCTGGACAGCAGGGCAAGTACCGGGGAGCAAAAG gctccctgcccccccagcGCTCGGACCAACACCAGCCAGCCTCGGCCCCGCCGATGATgcaggccgccgccgccgcgggcccaCCTCTGGTGGCTGCCACACCTTATTCTTCCTACATCCCTTACAATCCACAGCAGTTCCCAGGCCAGCCCGCCATGATGCAGCCCATGGCCCACTACCCCTCGCAG CCGGTGTTTGCCCCCATGCTTCAGAGCAACCCACGCATGCTGACGTCGGGGAGCCATCCCCAGGCCATTGTGTCATCCTCCACCCCTCAGTACCCTTCTGCAGAGCAGCCCACCCCCCAAGCCCTTTATG CCACTGTTCACCAGTCCTATCCACACCATGCTACGCAGCTCCATGCCCACCAGCCGCAGCCAGCCACCACGCCTACTGGGAGCCAGCCGCAGTCCCAGCATGCGGCCCCCAGTCCCGTCCAG CACCAGGCGGGGCAGGCCCCACACCTGGGCAGTGGACAGCCACAGCAGAACCTGTACCACCCGGGGGCCCTGACAGGCACACCGCCTTCTCTGCCACCGGGACCTTCTGCCCAGTCCCCTCAGAGCAGCTTCCCCCAACCAGCCGCTGTGTATGCCATCCATGCCCACCAGCAGCTGCCCCACGGCTTCACCAACATGGCCCATGTTACCCAG GCCCATGTCCAAACTGGAATCACAGCAGCCCCGCCCCCTCACCCTGGGGCTCCCCACCcgccccaggtgatgctgctgcacCCACCCCAGAGCCATGGGGGCCCCCCCCAAGGCGCAGTGCCCCAGAGTGGGGTGCCTGCACTCTCAGCTTCCACACCCTCACCCTACCCCTACATCGGACACCCCCAAG CTCCCCTTCCACCCCCCGGGGAACTGAAGATTGTCCTGGCCGCGACCTGA